A stretch of the Candidatus Scalindua japonica genome encodes the following:
- a CDS encoding cytochrome b N-terminal domain-containing protein, which produces MDKEKDEKIKRYVTSSQIWKSIFRRKHDDTKRSRVLAVVGNFFLHLHPVSLSRHALALKYTWCMGGITFFLFLFLTVTGVYLMFYYHPSIGEAYWDIKDLHYSVPFGKILRNIHRWGGHLMVITVMVHMYRVFMTGSYKAPREFNWLIGVGLLVLTLLLSFTGYLLTWDQLGMWAITVGTNMAGATPLLGHEGPFGEQLGMTAHNDVRFALLGGSSVGANALLRAYVWHCIAIPLFVALLIGVHLWRVRKDGFSGSL; this is translated from the coding sequence ATGGATAAAGAGAAAGACGAGAAGATAAAGAGATATGTAACAAGTTCACAGATCTGGAAATCGATTTTCAGGCGCAAACATGACGATACAAAACGCAGCAGGGTATTGGCGGTGGTTGGTAATTTTTTCTTGCACCTGCATCCGGTTAGCTTATCAAGACACGCACTGGCCTTGAAGTATACCTGGTGCATGGGAGGAATTACCTTCTTTCTGTTTCTTTTCCTTACGGTAACAGGTGTATACCTGATGTTTTATTATCACCCTTCTATCGGTGAAGCATACTGGGATATAAAGGACCTTCATTACAGTGTCCCGTTTGGAAAGATACTGCGCAATATACACAGGTGGGGAGGTCATTTGATGGTCATTACGGTCATGGTCCACATGTACAGGGTATTTATGACAGGTTCGTATAAAGCTCCAAGGGAGTTTAACTGGTTAATAGGTGTCGGCCTGTTAGTTTTAACTCTGCTGCTCAGCTTTACCGGTTACCTGCTAACATGGGACCAACTGGGGATGTGGGCAATTACCGTAGGGACAAATATGGCAGGAGCTACACCGCTACTTGGGCATGAAGGACCATTTGGAGAACAGTTGGGAATGACGGCACATAATGATGTCCGTTTCGCGTTATTGGGAGGTTCAAGCGTAGGGGCAAACGCATTGCTACGGGCTTATGTATGGCACTGTATTGCCATTCCTTTATTTGTCGCCCTTTTAATTGGTGTGCATTTATGGAGGGTCAGGAAAGACGGCTTTTCAGGTTCTTTGTAA